The following coding sequences are from one Anaerolineae bacterium window:
- a CDS encoding MgtC/SapB family protein has protein sequence MESVFYQSAQFQILLEVILAAFLSALIGVERELADKPAGLRTHVLVGGAAALLVGLSDVAVNHFAIDLGTSVIRADPIRIMEAVVTGVAFLGAGTIIRHSPQKQVEGLTTAASILVAAAIGISVALQQWILAVGVALLVLVILRGLGMIERRLVNKTKVRQQPSTEQ, from the coding sequence ATGGAGTCGGTTTTTTATCAATCGGCACAATTTCAGATACTGCTTGAGGTAATCCTGGCGGCCTTTTTGAGTGCCCTCATCGGGGTGGAACGTGAATTGGCCGATAAACCCGCCGGGCTGCGTACACACGTGTTGGTTGGCGGGGCGGCAGCCCTACTGGTTGGCCTCAGCGATGTTGCCGTTAATCATTTTGCCATAGACCTGGGTACCTCGGTCATTCGGGCCGACCCGATTCGGATTATGGAAGCCGTTGTTACGGGGGTGGCTTTTCTGGGCGCGGGCACGATTATCCGGCACAGCCCCCAAAAACAGGTGGAAGGGCTGACCACAGCCGCCTCCATTCTGGTGGCTGCCGCCATTGGCATCAGTGTGGCCTTGCAGCAGTGGATATTGGCTGTTGGCGTGGCCCTGCTGGTATTGGTGATTTTGCGTGGATTGGGCATGATAGAAAGACGGCTGGTCAACAAGACAAAAGTCAGGCAACAACCTTCAACTGAGCAATGA
- a CDS encoding cysteine hydrolase family protein yields the protein MICQFIPNETVAVPEIPFKEEIRLNADKTALIIVDMQNDFVDPKGQLLVQAAQATIPHIKTLLKTARSMGMHVAFTQDTHFKNDRDTAASAGLRWFHVVMPADGISAQTEFDQALTLRQVSTLYAGDVVKEE from the coding sequence ATGATATGTCAATTTATTCCCAACGAAACCGTTGCCGTACCGGAAATTCCCTTTAAAGAAGAAATCAGGCTCAATGCCGACAAAACCGCATTGATTATTGTGGATATGCAAAACGACTTTGTGGATCCAAAAGGCCAATTGCTTGTTCAAGCAGCCCAGGCAACCATACCGCATATTAAAACTTTGCTTAAAACAGCCCGGAGTATGGGGATGCACGTGGCTTTTACGCAGGATACCCACTTTAAGAACGACCGTGACACCGCGGCTTCAGCTGGGCTGCGCTGGTTTCACGTCGTCATGCCTGCCGACGGTATTTCGGCCCAAACCGAATTTGATCAGGCGCTTACCTTGCGTCAGGTATCTACTTTGTACGCCGGCGATGTTGTCAAAGAGGAATGA
- a CDS encoding GNAT family N-acetyltransferase: MAPNSVAGSNNIKQKVKTFTLKDGRRVVIRSMQPDDAPLLVQLFHRLSDRSKRLRFHASVEHLSPEQIEEEAQNLARVNTQLDVALAATLEDDGDEHIVAVVRFSRTRPTDTWAEIAMLVRDDLQNQGLGTHLTQRLTQIARSMGIHKFVASIIPENRPVVRIFEKLNLPVHQKKYMGETQLSVEINSTSKGVSL; the protein is encoded by the coding sequence ATGGCCCCAAATAGCGTTGCCGGCTCAAACAACATAAAACAAAAGGTTAAAACCTTTACCTTAAAAGATGGCCGCCGGGTAGTGATTCGCTCGATGCAGCCGGACGATGCCCCCTTATTGGTGCAATTATTCCACCGGCTCTCGGACCGTTCCAAACGGCTGCGCTTTCACGCCTCGGTCGAACATCTATCGCCGGAACAAATTGAAGAAGAGGCACAAAATCTGGCCAGGGTCAATACTCAATTAGATGTGGCGCTGGCTGCCACACTGGAAGATGATGGCGACGAACACATTGTGGCCGTTGTCCGGTTCAGCCGGACCAGGCCTACCGATACGTGGGCCGAAATTGCTATGCTGGTCCGCGATGATCTTCAAAACCAGGGGTTAGGCACGCATCTAACCCAAAGACTCACCCAAATTGCCCGTTCAATGGGCATCCACAAATTTGTCGCCTCTATTATTCCCGAAAATCGCCCGGTGGTGCGTATCTTTGAAAAACTGAACCTGCCCGTCCATCAGAAAAAATATATGGGCGAGACCCAACTTTCTGTCGAGATCAATTCGACCTCAAAAGGAGTTAGTCTATGA
- a CDS encoding nicotinate phosphoribosyltransferase: MNADTQKNAEGILFTDQYQLSMAQLYYRQGLHEKEVQFDHFFRDYPDYGPHRAGYCINAGLEWLLDWLQTARFNNETIAYLRSQTGQTGAPIFDDDFLAWLQNNFSFDHLTIRAIPEGRVVHPHVPLTVVQGPLAVAQILETSLLNHLNYQTLIATKAARIHQSGEGQLLLEFGLRRGHATGANAGARAALIGGANFTSNVGVSYVLGLPPKGTHAHSMVQVFMALGMGELEAFRAYAEVYPDDCLLLVDTIDTLGSGVPHAITVFEELRRRGHRPVGIRLDSGDLAYLSIHAAKMLNEAGFSDTAIVLSNDLDELVIWQILTQINQEAERFGVDPNHLRRRLVYGVGTRLITSHGAPALGGVYKLVAVCDQANWIPAIKISENPAKTPNPGHKHAWRLYDQRGHATADLLSLDDEDPRQMETILLQHGSDHTKHRQPTQTEITKIEPLLVDVWHKGKLVYDLPELEAIRQCRQQDLDRLDAGVKRIMNPHIYHVSLTQRLWKRKQQLIEATRIGTQ, from the coding sequence ATGAACGCCGATACCCAAAAAAACGCCGAAGGCATTCTCTTTACCGATCAATACCAGCTCAGTATGGCCCAACTTTACTACCGGCAAGGTCTTCACGAAAAAGAGGTGCAATTTGACCATTTTTTCCGCGACTACCCTGACTACGGCCCTCATCGGGCCGGGTACTGCATTAATGCCGGGCTGGAATGGTTGCTGGATTGGCTGCAAACCGCCCGCTTCAACAATGAGACTATTGCCTATTTGCGCAGCCAGACCGGCCAAACCGGCGCTCCGATATTTGACGACGATTTTCTAGCGTGGCTGCAAAACAACTTCAGTTTTGACCACCTGACTATCCGCGCCATTCCCGAAGGACGGGTCGTCCATCCACACGTACCGCTGACTGTAGTTCAAGGGCCATTGGCTGTGGCCCAAATTCTGGAAACATCGCTGCTTAATCATCTCAATTATCAAACCCTGATCGCCACCAAGGCGGCCCGCATTCACCAGAGTGGCGAGGGCCAGTTGCTGCTGGAATTTGGTCTGCGCCGGGGGCACGCTACCGGCGCCAACGCGGGCGCCAGAGCCGCGCTCATCGGTGGCGCCAATTTCACCTCAAACGTTGGCGTCTCGTATGTATTGGGCCTGCCGCCCAAAGGCACCCACGCGCACAGTATGGTGCAAGTCTTTATGGCCCTGGGCATGGGCGAACTGGAAGCTTTCCGCGCCTACGCCGAAGTTTATCCCGACGACTGCCTGCTGCTGGTTGACACCATTGACACGCTGGGCAGCGGCGTTCCCCACGCGATTACCGTTTTTGAAGAGTTGCGCCGCCGGGGACACCGGCCGGTCGGCATCCGGCTGGATTCCGGCGATCTGGCTTACCTCAGTATTCACGCCGCCAAAATGCTCAATGAGGCCGGTTTTTCCGACACCGCGATTGTGCTTTCGAATGATCTCGACGAACTGGTTATCTGGCAAATTTTGACCCAAATCAACCAGGAAGCCGAACGATTTGGCGTTGACCCCAACCACCTGCGGCGGCGCCTGGTCTACGGGGTGGGCACGCGGTTGATTACCTCGCACGGCGCACCGGCGCTGGGCGGCGTTTACAAATTAGTGGCCGTATGCGACCAGGCTAACTGGATACCGGCCATCAAGATTTCCGAAAATCCCGCTAAAACCCCTAATCCGGGACACAAACACGCCTGGCGGTTGTACGACCAACGCGGCCATGCCACCGCAGATTTATTGAGTCTTGATGATGAAGACCCGCGCCAGATGGAGACCATCTTGCTGCAACACGGGTCGGACCACACCAAACACCGCCAACCGACGCAAACAGAAATTACCAAAATAGAACCGCTGCTGGTTGATGTGTGGCATAAGGGCAAGTTGGTTTACGATTTACCTGAATTGGAAGCCATCCGGCAATGCCGGCAACAAGATTTAGACCGCCTAGATGCGGGCGTCAAACGAATTATGAATCCACACATTTACCATGTCTCGCTCACGCAACGGCTGTGGAAGCGCAAGCAGCAGTTGATTGAGGCGACCAGAATCGGGACACAGTGA